In one Nocardia tengchongensis genomic region, the following are encoded:
- a CDS encoding DUF3349 domain-containing protein has protein sequence MLQKVLDWLKAGYPQGIPQSDYVALLAVLHRRLTDYEVQLVVERLVRDRVAGTDIERADIERADIEAAIARVAKEQPGEDDIARVASRLAAGGWPLATPTSD, from the coding sequence GTGCTGCAGAAGGTGCTGGACTGGCTCAAAGCGGGATACCCGCAGGGCATTCCGCAGTCCGACTACGTGGCGCTGCTCGCCGTCCTGCACCGGCGGCTCACCGACTACGAGGTGCAGCTCGTGGTGGAGCGGCTGGTCCGGGACCGGGTGGCCGGCACCGATATCGAGCGGGCCGACATCGAACGCGCCGACATCGAGGCGGCCATCGCCCGAGTTGCCAAGGAGCAGCCCGGCGAGGACGATATCGCTCGAGTGGCATCCAGGCTCGCAGCCGGTGGATGGCCGCTGGCGACACCGACGTCCGACTGA
- a CDS encoding inorganic phosphate transporter, with translation MSAELLVLLIVVCTALAFDFTNGFHDTANAMATSIATGALRPRTAVLLSGALNLIGAFLSVAVAATVASGIVDLSEVSGRALLDIVFAGLVGGILWNLFTWLLGLPSSSSHALFGGIIGSTLAALGLHGVIWTAGSKGVIAKIIIPAVLSPIVAALVASAASWLVYRITRGSNEKTVSRGFRWGQIGTSSLVSLAHGTNDAQKTMGIIFLALIAHGSAKASDPLPLWVIVSCAVAMAAGTCLGGWRIIRTLGKGLVDIAPPQGFAAESTSAAIILTSAHFGLPLSTTQVVTGSILGSGIGRPGAEVRWNVLGRMVVAWVLTLPLAGVVGAICWAILHGIGGTVGVLVVFALLIAMAALIWFRSKRAVVNSHNVTAEWEGAEAPAAPAATPAPNHRNDDTVGIG, from the coding sequence GTGTCTGCCGAACTGCTCGTTCTGCTGATCGTTGTTTGCACAGCCTTGGCGTTCGACTTCACCAACGGATTCCATGACACCGCGAACGCGATGGCTACCTCCATCGCCACCGGGGCGTTGCGGCCGCGTACCGCCGTACTCCTGTCCGGGGCGTTGAATCTCATCGGTGCTTTCCTCAGTGTGGCCGTCGCGGCGACGGTGGCCTCGGGCATCGTCGACCTCTCGGAGGTGAGCGGACGGGCCCTGCTCGACATCGTCTTCGCCGGTCTCGTCGGCGGCATCCTGTGGAATCTGTTCACCTGGCTGTTGGGTTTGCCGTCGAGTTCCTCGCACGCCTTGTTCGGCGGCATCATCGGCTCGACACTGGCGGCGCTCGGCCTGCACGGGGTGATCTGGACCGCGGGCAGCAAGGGTGTCATCGCCAAGATCATCATCCCGGCCGTGCTCTCCCCCATCGTGGCCGCGCTGGTCGCGTCCGCCGCCTCCTGGCTGGTGTACCGGATCACCCGCGGCAGCAACGAGAAGACCGTGTCCCGCGGCTTCCGCTGGGGACAGATCGGCACCTCCTCCCTGGTCTCGCTCGCGCACGGCACCAACGACGCGCAGAAGACCATGGGCATCATCTTCCTGGCGCTCATCGCGCACGGTTCGGCCAAAGCCAGCGACCCGCTGCCGCTGTGGGTGATCGTGTCCTGCGCCGTCGCCATGGCCGCCGGCACCTGCCTCGGCGGCTGGCGCATCATCCGCACCCTGGGCAAGGGCCTGGTCGACATTGCGCCGCCGCAGGGCTTCGCCGCCGAATCCACCAGCGCGGCGATCATTCTCACCTCGGCCCACTTCGGCCTGCCGCTGTCCACCACGCAGGTGGTCACCGGATCCATCCTCGGCTCCGGCATCGGCCGCCCCGGCGCGGAAGTGCGCTGGAACGTGCTCGGCCGCATGGTGGTGGCCTGGGTGCTGACGCTGCCGCTGGCCGGCGTGGTCGGCGCGATCTGCTGGGCCATCCTGCACGGCATCGGCGGCACCGTCGGCGTGCTCGTGGTGTTCGCGCTGCTGATCGCGATGGCCGCGCTGATCTGGTTCCGGTCCAAGCGCGCGGTGGTCAACTCGCACAACGTCACCGCCGAATGGGAAGGCGCCGAGGCCCCCGCCGCCCCGGCCGCGACACCCGCCCCGAACCACCGCAACGACGACACCGTCGGCATCGGGTAG
- a CDS encoding VOC family protein: MEILSSRVILRPRDYEKTLAFYRDALGLAIAREYPGGTVFFAGQALLEVAGHGRADDAPSGFAGAIWLQVRDCSDAAAELALRGIAIDRAPVREPWGLIEMWIHDPDEVPLVLVEIPANHPIRRDIRGDD, translated from the coding sequence ATGGAGATACTGAGCAGTCGGGTAATCCTGCGGCCCCGCGACTACGAGAAGACGCTCGCGTTCTATCGCGACGCGCTGGGTCTGGCCATCGCCCGCGAGTATCCGGGCGGGACGGTCTTTTTCGCGGGGCAAGCGCTGCTCGAGGTGGCCGGGCACGGACGCGCGGACGACGCCCCGAGCGGATTCGCGGGGGCGATCTGGCTGCAGGTGCGCGACTGCTCCGACGCCGCCGCGGAACTCGCGCTGCGCGGGATCGCCATCGATCGCGCACCCGTGCGCGAACCGTGGGGGCTCATCGAGATGTGGATCCACGACCCCGACGAGGTGCCGCTGGTCCTGGTGGAAATCCCGGCGAATCACCCGATCCGCCGGGACATCCGGGGCGACGACTGA
- a CDS encoding 1,4-dihydroxy-2-naphthoyl-CoA synthase has protein sequence MTFNATLWRPVPGFENLTDITYHRHIEQGTVRIAFDRPEVRNAFRPHTVDELYRALDHARMTSDVGAVLITGNGPSPKDGGWAFCSGGDQRIRGRSGYQYASGETADTVDAARAGRLHILEVQRLIRFMPKVVIALVNGWAAGGGHSLHVVCDLTLASREHARFKQTDADVGSFDGGYGSAYLAKMVGQKFAREIFFLGRPYTAEEMHAMGAVNVVVDHEQLEDVALEWTADILGKSPQAIRMLKYAFNLQDDGLVGQQLFAGEATRLAYMTDEAVEGRDAFLEKRDPDWKPYPYYF, from the coding sequence GTGACCTTCAATGCGACGCTGTGGCGACCCGTTCCGGGCTTCGAGAACCTCACCGACATCACGTACCACCGGCACATCGAGCAGGGCACGGTACGGATCGCCTTCGATCGCCCCGAAGTCCGCAACGCGTTCCGGCCGCACACCGTCGACGAGCTCTACCGCGCCCTCGACCACGCCCGCATGACCTCCGATGTCGGCGCCGTCCTGATCACCGGCAACGGACCCAGCCCCAAGGACGGCGGCTGGGCCTTCTGCTCCGGCGGCGACCAGCGCATCCGCGGCCGCAGCGGCTACCAGTACGCCTCCGGTGAGACCGCCGACACCGTGGACGCGGCCCGTGCCGGGCGGCTGCACATCCTCGAGGTGCAGCGGCTCATCCGCTTCATGCCCAAGGTGGTCATCGCCCTGGTCAACGGCTGGGCGGCGGGCGGCGGGCACTCCCTGCACGTGGTCTGCGACCTCACCCTCGCCTCGCGCGAGCACGCGCGGTTCAAGCAGACCGACGCCGACGTGGGCAGCTTCGACGGCGGCTACGGCAGCGCCTACCTGGCGAAGATGGTGGGGCAGAAGTTCGCCCGCGAGATCTTCTTCCTGGGGCGGCCCTACACCGCCGAGGAGATGCACGCCATGGGCGCGGTCAATGTGGTCGTGGATCACGAGCAGCTCGAGGACGTCGCGCTGGAGTGGACCGCCGACATTCTGGGCAAGTCGCCGCAGGCCATCCGGATGCTGAAGTACGCCTTCAACCTTCAGGACGACGGATTGGTCGGTCAGCAGCTCTTCGCCGGCGAGGCGACCCGGCTGGCATACATGACCGATGAGGCCGTCGAAGGACGTGACGCGTTCCTCGAGAAGCGCGACCCGGACTGGAAGCCGTACCCGTACTACTTCTGA
- a CDS encoding DUF6918 family protein, whose translation MVAALSESLLDDAKRPAFIADAEKVLDEEVSDKGGASGLVVKGGYAAIKKVSPSIVGDALESFVPKFVEQLEPFWVEYKNGGTGSFAELLVAKQDQVADALLSVTDARAEASSRPALTKVYNSMRSSAKKHVAEALPRLGELVQRHAG comes from the coding sequence GTGGTTGCAGCACTGTCTGAATCCCTGCTCGACGACGCCAAGCGTCCCGCCTTCATCGCGGATGCGGAGAAGGTTCTGGACGAGGAGGTGTCGGACAAGGGCGGCGCGTCGGGCCTCGTCGTCAAGGGCGGCTACGCCGCGATCAAGAAGGTCAGCCCTTCGATCGTGGGTGACGCGCTGGAGTCCTTCGTGCCCAAGTTCGTCGAGCAGCTCGAGCCGTTCTGGGTCGAGTACAAGAACGGCGGCACGGGTTCGTTCGCCGAACTGCTGGTCGCCAAGCAGGACCAGGTCGCCGACGCTCTGCTGTCGGTCACCGACGCGCGGGCCGAGGCGTCGTCGCGTCCGGCGCTGACCAAGGTCTACAACTCCATGCGCTCGTCGGCGAAGAAGCATGTCGCCGAGGCTCTTCCGCGCCTGGGTGAGCTGGTCCAGCGTCACGCTGGTTAA
- a CDS encoding siderophore-interacting protein: MAKRTKHVKPEHREILTAEVLASKRISPHFVRVTLGGPGLAGFTAMGFDQWFRLFMPGRDGELRLPTSATNLGWYAQYLMMGKEHRPLARNYTVRDYRAAGFGEYGSTAEIDIDFAIHGDDTPAAAWANTVTPGCKAGLLDEGITYQAPDHSDWTLLVGDESALPGIAGVLRSLPRDAKGAAYIEIPAAEDAQELGEPAGVQVNWLVRTETHGEVGVLAAEAVRAADLPATGVYAFVAGEQKLAAGVRRHLAQEREIPKADITFTGYWRVGKSQG; this comes from the coding sequence ATGGCGAAGCGCACTAAGCATGTCAAGCCCGAGCACCGGGAAATCCTCACCGCCGAAGTACTGGCCAGCAAACGGATCAGCCCGCACTTCGTGCGCGTCACCCTGGGCGGACCCGGCCTGGCGGGCTTCACCGCCATGGGCTTCGACCAGTGGTTCCGGCTGTTCATGCCCGGCCGCGACGGCGAACTGCGCCTGCCCACCTCGGCCACCAATCTCGGCTGGTACGCGCAGTACCTGATGATGGGCAAGGAACACCGGCCGCTGGCCCGCAACTACACCGTCCGCGACTACCGGGCCGCCGGCTTCGGCGAGTACGGCTCCACCGCCGAGATCGACATCGACTTCGCCATCCACGGCGACGACACCCCCGCCGCCGCCTGGGCGAACACCGTCACCCCGGGCTGCAAGGCCGGACTGCTGGACGAGGGCATCACGTATCAGGCGCCCGACCACAGTGATTGGACCCTGCTGGTCGGCGACGAGAGCGCGCTGCCCGGCATCGCGGGCGTGCTGCGGTCGCTGCCGCGCGACGCGAAGGGCGCGGCCTATATCGAGATTCCGGCCGCCGAGGACGCACAGGAACTGGGCGAACCCGCAGGCGTGCAGGTGAACTGGCTGGTCCGCACCGAGACGCACGGCGAGGTGGGCGTGCTGGCGGCCGAGGCCGTGCGGGCGGCGGATCTGCCCGCGACGGGCGTCTACGCCTTCGTGGCGGGCGAGCAGAAGTTGGCCGCCGGCGTGCGGCGGCACCTCGCGCAGGAGCGCGAAATCCCCAAGGCGGACATCACTTTCACCGGCTACTGGCGGGTCGGCAAGTCCCAGGGATGA
- the menD gene encoding 2-succinyl-5-enolpyruvyl-6-hydroxy-3-cyclohexene-1-carboxylic-acid synthase, which translates to MNPSTAQAHVVVDELARGGVRDVVLCPGSRNAPLAFALQAADQAGRIRLHMRIDERSAGFLAVGLALASGRPVPVVMTSGTAVANLGPAVLEANYARVPLIVLSANRPYEMLGTGANQTVEQFGLFGSQVRANISLGLAESEPGAELYPAQNSVWRSAVCRVLAAARGTRSGNAGPVHFDIPLREPLVPDLVAGDPLPLGRDGELPWTATQYATLDVPLDIDLTPDTVVISGHGAGHRPELAALPTVAEPTAPMHGPALHPLALPLLRPKQAIITGRPTLHRQVSKVLADPEVTVFALTTGPRWPDVSGNVVGTGTRAVTHGAPRPEWLELCRDLNEKAVGVVRAELAGHPKPTGLHVAAVVLDALRDGDQLLLGASNPVRDAALVAQPRPGIRVLSNRGVAGIDGTVSAAVGAALTHPGRTVALMGDLTFLHDASGLLIGPGEPRPEDLTIVVANDDGGGIFELLEQGDPQYAGVFERVFGTPHGMDLAALCAAYRVPHLQVDPSQLADALTGNAHGIRVLEVATERSSLRELHATVRAGVSN; encoded by the coding sequence GTGAATCCATCGACAGCACAGGCGCACGTCGTCGTCGACGAGCTCGCGCGCGGCGGAGTGCGAGACGTGGTCCTGTGCCCGGGATCGCGAAACGCGCCGCTGGCCTTCGCCTTACAGGCCGCCGACCAGGCCGGCCGGATTCGGCTGCACATGCGCATCGACGAACGCAGCGCCGGATTCCTCGCAGTCGGGCTGGCCCTCGCCAGTGGCCGCCCGGTGCCCGTCGTCATGACCTCCGGCACCGCCGTGGCCAATCTCGGCCCCGCCGTGCTCGAAGCCAACTACGCCCGCGTCCCGCTGATCGTGCTCAGCGCCAACCGGCCCTACGAGATGCTCGGCACCGGCGCGAACCAGACGGTCGAGCAGTTCGGGCTCTTCGGTAGCCAGGTGCGCGCGAACATCAGCCTCGGCCTGGCCGAGAGCGAACCGGGCGCCGAGCTCTACCCGGCCCAGAACAGCGTATGGCGCTCGGCGGTGTGCCGGGTGCTGGCCGCCGCCCGCGGCACCCGCTCCGGCAATGCCGGTCCCGTGCACTTCGACATCCCGCTGCGCGAACCGCTGGTCCCCGACCTGGTCGCCGGCGACCCGCTGCCCCTCGGCCGGGACGGCGAACTGCCCTGGACCGCAACCCAATACGCCACCCTGGACGTGCCGCTCGATATCGACCTGACCCCGGACACCGTGGTCATCTCCGGGCACGGCGCGGGCCATCGCCCCGAACTGGCGGCCCTGCCGACCGTGGCCGAGCCGACCGCACCCATGCACGGCCCGGCGCTGCATCCGCTGGCGCTGCCGTTGCTGCGGCCCAAGCAGGCCATCATCACCGGGCGGCCGACGCTGCACCGGCAGGTGTCGAAGGTGCTGGCGGACCCCGAGGTCACGGTGTTCGCGCTGACCACCGGCCCGCGCTGGCCCGATGTGTCGGGCAATGTGGTCGGCACCGGCACCCGGGCGGTGACGCACGGCGCGCCGCGGCCGGAGTGGCTGGAGCTGTGCCGGGATCTGAACGAGAAGGCGGTCGGGGTGGTGCGGGCCGAGCTGGCCGGCCACCCGAAGCCGACCGGTCTGCATGTCGCGGCGGTGGTGCTGGACGCCCTGCGCGACGGCGATCAACTGCTGCTCGGCGCCTCGAACCCGGTCCGCGACGCCGCGCTGGTCGCGCAGCCGCGCCCCGGCATCCGGGTGCTGTCCAACCGCGGCGTGGCCGGTATCGACGGCACCGTCTCGGCCGCGGTCGGCGCGGCCCTCACCCACCCGGGCCGCACGGTCGCGCTGATGGGCGACCTGACCTTCCTGCACGACGCCTCCGGCCTGCTCATCGGCCCGGGCGAACCGCGGCCGGAGGACCTCACCATCGTGGTCGCCAACGACGACGGCGGCGGCATCTTCGAACTGCTCGAACAGGGCGACCCGCAGTACGCGGGCGTGTTCGAGCGGGTCTTCGGCACCCCGCACGGCATGGATCTGGCCGCGCTGTGCGCCGCCTACCGGGTCCCGCACCTCCAGGTCGACCCGTCCCAGCTGGCCGACGCGCTGACCGGCAACGCGCACGGCATCCGCGTGCTCGAGGTCGCGACCGAACGCTCGAGCCTGCGCGAACTGCACGCCACCGTGCGTGCGGGGGTGTCGAACTAA
- a CDS encoding TetR/AcrR family transcriptional regulator — protein MNQDTATPGSVRPGGRTARVRDSVLRAAGDLLAERGFATLDLAEVAARAEVGKTTVYRRWRTPAGLVADLLAEMAETSLPHSDTGSLRGDLLDNARLVGKTLTDTRQGRLFRAVIAAATSDDTAAAALRGFYDTRLAEWSPCVEAAVARGEVPAGTDPRAVLSAVSAPLYYRLLVSGDPVDEAAIAAAARAAAIAAEQGVFVSGATPSA, from the coding sequence ATGAATCAGGACACAGCGACCCCCGGCTCGGTCCGCCCCGGCGGACGCACAGCCCGCGTCCGCGACTCCGTACTGCGGGCCGCCGGCGACCTGCTCGCCGAACGCGGCTTCGCCACCCTCGACCTGGCCGAGGTCGCCGCCCGCGCCGAAGTCGGCAAGACCACCGTCTACCGCCGCTGGCGCACCCCCGCCGGCCTGGTCGCCGACCTACTCGCCGAGATGGCCGAAACCTCACTCCCCCACAGCGATACCGGCAGCCTGCGCGGCGACCTGCTCGACAATGCGCGGCTGGTCGGCAAGACCCTCACCGACACCCGTCAAGGCCGCCTGTTCCGGGCCGTCATCGCCGCCGCCACCAGCGACGACACTGCCGCCGCGGCCCTGCGCGGCTTCTACGACACCCGGCTCGCCGAATGGTCGCCGTGCGTCGAAGCGGCCGTCGCCCGCGGCGAGGTCCCGGCTGGAACCGACCCGCGCGCGGTACTCTCCGCCGTCTCGGCTCCGCTCTACTACCGCCTGCTGGTCAGCGGCGACCCGGTCGACGAGGCCGCGATCGCCGCAGCGGCGAGGGCGGCCGCGATCGCCGCCGAGCAGGGCGTATTCGTCTCCGGCGCAACACCGTCCGCCTGA
- a CDS encoding aldo/keto reductase has translation MEYRRLGASGLLVPALSFGAGTFGGRGELFSAWGDTDARQARRLVDISLEAGVTLFDTADVYSDGASEEVLGEAIRGRRDRVLISTKATLPIGPGPADAGSGRGRLISAVEGSLRRLGIDHIDLFQLHAFDAGTPVEEVLSALDTLVRAGKIRYVGASNFAGWQLMKSLAAADRHGLPRYVAHQVYYSLVGRDYEWELMPLGLDQGVGAVVWSPLGWGRLTGKIRRGQPLPAGSRLHQTAEAGPPVDDEVLYDVVDVLDEIAAETGRTVPQIALNWLLRRPTVATVIVGARDEEQLRQNLGAVGWSLDADQIARLDKASAVTPPYPYYPYYRLGDFARVNPPAV, from the coding sequence ATGGAATACCGCCGGCTCGGCGCTTCCGGTCTGCTGGTTCCCGCCCTGAGTTTCGGCGCGGGCACCTTCGGCGGCCGCGGCGAACTCTTCTCCGCCTGGGGCGATACCGACGCCCGTCAGGCCCGCCGCCTGGTGGACATCAGTCTCGAGGCGGGCGTCACCCTCTTCGACACCGCCGACGTCTACTCCGACGGCGCCTCGGAAGAGGTACTGGGCGAGGCGATCCGGGGCCGGCGCGACCGGGTGCTCATCTCGACCAAGGCCACCCTGCCGATCGGGCCGGGCCCCGCCGACGCGGGATCCGGTCGCGGCCGGTTGATCTCGGCGGTGGAGGGCTCGCTGCGCCGGCTCGGCATCGATCACATCGACCTGTTCCAGCTGCACGCCTTCGACGCGGGCACGCCGGTCGAGGAGGTGCTCTCCGCCCTCGACACGCTGGTGCGCGCCGGCAAGATCCGCTATGTCGGTGCTTCCAACTTCGCCGGCTGGCAGCTGATGAAGTCGCTGGCCGCCGCGGACCGGCACGGCCTGCCGCGCTATGTCGCGCACCAGGTCTACTACTCGCTGGTCGGCCGCGACTACGAATGGGAGCTGATGCCATTGGGCCTGGATCAGGGTGTCGGCGCGGTGGTCTGGAGTCCGCTCGGCTGGGGGCGGCTCACCGGGAAGATCCGTCGCGGCCAGCCACTTCCGGCCGGCAGCCGACTGCACCAGACCGCCGAGGCCGGGCCGCCCGTCGACGACGAGGTGCTCTACGACGTGGTCGACGTGCTCGACGAGATCGCCGCGGAGACCGGCCGCACCGTCCCGCAGATCGCCTTGAACTGGCTGTTGCGCCGCCCGACCGTGGCCACCGTCATCGTCGGCGCCCGGGACGAGGAGCAGCTGCGCCAGAATCTGGGTGCGGTCGGCTGGAGCCTGGACGCCGATCAGATCGCCCGGCTGGACAAGGCGAGCGCGGTCACCCCGCCCTACCCCTATTACCCGTACTACCGGCTCGGGGACTTCGCCCGCGTCAATCCGCCTGCCGTGTAG
- a CDS encoding alpha/beta hydrolase family protein, giving the protein MNGRISRITGRIAVAALAAAATLSLGGVPAGADPANSPAAPVAPGVTVPDLKTEDGSYIQSVAATDSRHVVFTVYSAAMNQTFPVDVQRPEDTSEARSTLYLLNGAGGGVDAATWQLRTDALSFLSDKNINVVQIIGGAFSWYTDWMQADKSLGVNKWSTYLGKELPPLMDAALGSNGNNAIAGISMAGLPVLNSVIFNPGLFKSAAVYSGFFQTTTPLAREAIKMVTELYGGGKVENMWGPEGGPVWAANDPTLNAEKLRGTNLFISTGNGIPGAFDAPGARGRMEKPEDTAKTVALGSIIEANCELSTVILQKRLESMNIPATFEFRSSGTHIWGYWQDDLKASWPVLAKGLFPDA; this is encoded by the coding sequence GTGAACGGTCGGATCAGTCGAATCACCGGACGAATCGCCGTGGCCGCCCTCGCGGCCGCCGCGACCCTGAGCCTGGGCGGCGTGCCCGCCGGCGCGGATCCCGCGAACTCCCCCGCCGCACCGGTCGCCCCGGGCGTCACCGTCCCGGACCTCAAGACCGAGGACGGCTCCTACATCCAGAGCGTCGCCGCCACCGACAGCCGCCACGTCGTCTTCACCGTCTACTCCGCGGCCATGAACCAGACCTTCCCGGTCGACGTGCAGCGCCCCGAGGACACCTCCGAGGCCCGCTCCACCCTGTACCTGCTCAATGGCGCGGGTGGCGGTGTGGACGCCGCCACCTGGCAATTGCGCACCGACGCACTGAGTTTCCTGTCCGACAAGAACATCAATGTCGTGCAGATCATCGGCGGCGCGTTCAGCTGGTACACCGACTGGATGCAGGCCGACAAGTCGCTCGGCGTCAACAAGTGGTCCACCTACCTGGGCAAGGAACTGCCCCCGCTGATGGACGCCGCGCTGGGCAGCAATGGCAACAACGCCATCGCCGGCATCTCCATGGCCGGTCTGCCCGTGCTGAATTCGGTGATCTTCAACCCCGGCCTGTTCAAGAGCGCGGCCGTGTACAGCGGCTTCTTCCAGACCACCACGCCGCTCGCCCGCGAGGCGATCAAGATGGTCACCGAGCTGTACGGCGGCGGCAAGGTCGAGAACATGTGGGGCCCCGAGGGCGGCCCGGTGTGGGCGGCCAACGACCCCACCCTCAATGCCGAGAAACTGCGCGGCACCAACCTTTTCATCTCCACCGGCAACGGCATCCCCGGCGCGTTCGACGCGCCCGGCGCGCGCGGCCGCATGGAGAAGCCCGAGGACACCGCCAAGACCGTGGCGCTGGGCTCGATCATCGAGGCCAACTGCGAGCTGTCCACGGTGATCCTGCAGAAGCGCCTGGAATCGATGAACATTCCCGCGACCTTCGAATTCCGCAGTAGCGGCACCCACATCTGGGGCTACTGGCAGGACGACCTGAAGGCCTCCTGGCCGGTCCTCGCCAAGGGCTTGTTCCCGGACGCGTAA